A region of Deltaproteobacteria bacterium DNA encodes the following proteins:
- a CDS encoding type II secretion system protein: MECHSNGTLRRMLRKTRAYTLIELTVVVFLIGIMLALAVPRVQYALLSDDLKAATRRIVGAVRTLRDKAIREQRTCKLHFDIESSRFWEEQDSMTIEERAEARQNASRLPGSIRILDVCYRGAGKKDVGDTVIHFNRKGYVEPAMIHLGDKAGRASTVVLSPFLGTIKTYDKYVEDGSVL, from the coding sequence ATGGAATGCCATTCCAATGGGACCCTTCGCCGCATGCTCCGCAAGACCAGAGCTTACACCCTCATTGAACTGACTGTAGTTGTCTTTTTGATTGGCATTATGCTTGCGCTGGCCGTGCCGCGAGTACAATATGCCCTGTTGTCAGATGACTTGAAGGCCGCCACCCGTCGCATTGTCGGCGCAGTGAGGACATTGAGGGACAAAGCGATTCGAGAACAAAGGACTTGTAAGCTTCATTTTGACATCGAATCGAGTCGATTCTGGGAAGAGCAGGATTCAATGACCATCGAAGAACGGGCAGAGGCTCGCCAGAATGCTTCCAGGTTGCCGGGAAGCATTCGTATCCTTGATGTTTGCTACAGAGGCGCCGGCAAAAAGGACGTGGGTGACACGGTCATCCACTTCAACAGAAAGGGATACGTCGAACCGGCAATGATCCACCTGGGAGACAAGGCCGGCAGAGCCAGCACCGTCGTTTTGAGCCCTTTTCTGGGGACAATAAAGACCTACGACAAATATGTGGAAGATGGAAGCGTTTTGTGA
- the gspK gene encoding type II secretion system minor pseudopilin GspK, with product MKNPLLNSRGVALILTILIVSLIIALTLQFNRTMRTHVASTGNIAHGLKALYAAKSGISYSLALLMEDSREVDTLLDQWAVVDSLDRVSGALRAHFSCNQSETKEKKQLVSIEDLSGKIQINRLVENHELEKVFKRFLKLDEFGLDQESINVIVDSVMDWIDQADQEDDLVRFYGAEDDYYQSLERPYHCKNGPLDSPGELLLVKGITPELFSRIKPYITVFGEDGKININTAEPMVLMSLHEDMDMGMAELMVDHRDNADEDALRSTTWYHDAGVPKDIKIPKEIIATTSNHFRITADGCFGHTKKRITTALKRGDKEDFRTLSWKIE from the coding sequence ATGAAAAACCCCCTGCTGAACAGCCGGGGCGTGGCGCTTATTCTGACAATCCTGATCGTGAGCCTGATTATTGCACTGACACTCCAGTTTAACAGGACCATGCGCACGCACGTGGCCTCAACCGGAAATATCGCACACGGTCTCAAGGCCCTATACGCTGCCAAATCAGGAATATCCTACAGTCTTGCCCTGTTGATGGAAGATTCCCGAGAAGTTGATACGTTGCTTGACCAGTGGGCTGTTGTGGATAGTCTTGACAGGGTTTCCGGCGCCTTGCGAGCACACTTTTCCTGTAACCAGTCTGAAACAAAAGAAAAAAAGCAATTAGTTAGTATCGAAGATCTGTCAGGCAAGATCCAGATTAACAGGTTGGTGGAGAACCATGAGTTAGAAAAGGTCTTCAAGAGGTTCTTGAAACTCGATGAATTTGGCCTTGATCAGGAGAGTATCAATGTTATTGTGGACAGCGTCATGGACTGGATAGACCAAGCGGATCAAGAAGACGACCTGGTGAGATTCTACGGCGCGGAAGACGATTACTATCAATCATTGGAAAGACCGTATCACTGCAAGAACGGGCCCCTGGATTCTCCTGGAGAACTCCTTCTTGTAAAGGGGATTACACCGGAGCTCTTTTCGAGGATCAAGCCGTATATAACCGTCTTTGGAGAGGATGGAAAAATCAACATCAATACAGCCGAGCCCATGGTGCTCATGTCCCTGCACGAGGACATGGACATGGGCATGGCCGAGCTGATGGTCGACCACAGGGACAATGCGGACGAGGACGCGCTCAGGTCAACAACATGGTATCATGATGCCGGCGTGCCAAAAGACATAAAGATTCCAAAAGAGATTATTGCCACAACCAGCAATCATTTCCGAATCACGGCTGACGGCTGTTTCGGGCATACCAAAAAACGGATCACAACTGCGTTAAAACGGGGAGACAAAGAGGATTTTCGGACCTTGTCCTGGAAAATCGAGTAA
- a CDS encoding ribonuclease D, giving the protein MVPEFRLIETLSDLSSLSKQLAGEEVLAVDIEADSLHHYFPKVCLIQISTDHYTFVIDPLAIQTMDVLQPLFTTDGIKKILHGADYDLRSIFRDFAIKVNNVFDTMVASQFIGEKEVGLAAVLNKRFGIHLIKKYQRANWSKRPLSQDMLLYAAHDTAHLIRLYRELELELKSKGRLSWVIEEGKLLSLQCAMGVKANSAFGPANEQTCSSSPRQLRETPLFKRFKGAGKMTQRDLAILEGVLVFREGKAMQQTGRPSNYLGIK; this is encoded by the coding sequence GTGGTTCCGGAATTCCGATTGATTGAAACCTTATCTGATCTAAGTTCCCTCAGCAAACAACTGGCCGGAGAAGAGGTTTTGGCCGTCGATATTGAGGCAGATTCATTACATCACTATTTTCCAAAGGTGTGCCTTATCCAGATATCTACGGATCATTACACCTTTGTGATCGACCCCCTTGCGATACAAACCATGGATGTCTTGCAACCTCTCTTTACCACGGACGGAATAAAAAAAATATTACACGGCGCTGATTACGATCTACGTTCCATTTTCCGCGATTTTGCCATCAAAGTAAACAATGTCTTTGACACCATGGTGGCCTCACAATTCATAGGAGAAAAGGAGGTAGGCCTTGCCGCTGTACTCAACAAGCGTTTTGGTATCCATTTAATCAAAAAGTATCAACGGGCCAACTGGTCAAAAAGACCACTGAGCCAAGACATGCTTCTCTATGCAGCCCATGACACAGCGCACCTCATTAGGCTTTATCGCGAATTAGAACTGGAATTGAAATCCAAAGGAAGACTAAGTTGGGTGATAGAAGAAGGTAAACTTCTCTCACTTCAATGTGCCATGGGTGTCAAGGCTAACTCGGCTTTCGGGCCGGCCAATGAACAAACTTGTTCTTCCTCGCCTCGTCAGTTGAGGGAAACGCCACTGTTTAAACGGTTCAAAGGAGCAGGCAAGATGACGCAGAGGGATCTGGCCATCCTTGAAGGAGTGCTAGTCTTCCGTGAAGGCAAGGCCATGCAACAAACAGGCCGCCCTTCAAACTATTTGGGAATCAAGTGA
- a CDS encoding prepilin-type N-terminal cleavage/methylation domain-containing protein yields MTDINIVWIAFGLLQKQSKLSRRRGFTLLEVLIAIVILATVLSTVFASYTATFRIIDETESQAEIYQMVRIALERIVEDLESALCPPGKAETSESEDKDQLFEFTGEDEEISGRKADALRFSSRAHIEFGDEDQRCGIAEISYYVDEDEEEGFVLYRSDRLQLEDAPEEGKGGLPLCERLSSVDFTYYDAEGEEYDSWDPSSEDGIPHRVSISLEFANPANPETPLKFFTSVVLPASKSKDNKE; encoded by the coding sequence ATGACAGATATCAATATCGTCTGGATTGCTTTCGGTTTGCTCCAAAAGCAGAGTAAGTTATCGCGCCGCAGAGGTTTTACCCTTCTGGAGGTTCTGATAGCTATTGTCATCCTGGCAACTGTGCTTTCTACGGTATTCGCCTCTTATACCGCAACATTTCGCATAATAGATGAAACCGAATCTCAGGCCGAGATCTACCAAATGGTCCGCATCGCTTTGGAAAGGATTGTCGAAGATCTGGAATCCGCCCTCTGCCCGCCTGGGAAGGCTGAGACATCAGAATCAGAAGATAAAGATCAATTGTTTGAATTTACAGGAGAAGACGAGGAGATAAGCGGCAGGAAAGCCGACGCATTACGTTTCTCGTCCAGAGCACACATTGAGTTTGGCGATGAGGACCAGCGTTGTGGAATAGCTGAGATAAGCTACTACGTGGATGAAGACGAGGAAGAAGGCTTTGTTCTTTATCGGAGCGACAGGCTGCAGTTGGAAGACGCCCCGGAAGAAGGTAAAGGCGGACTCCCGCTGTGTGAACGGCTGTCGTCAGTCGATTTCACCTATTATGACGCTGAAGGAGAGGAGTATGACAGCTGGGACCCGTCCTCCGAAGATGGGATACCGCATCGGGTTTCCATCTCTCTTGAGTTTGCCAACCCTGCAAATCCTGAGACTCCCCTGAAGTTTTTCACGAGTGTGGTGTTGCCGGCGAGCAAGTCGAAGGACAATAAGGAGTAA
- the xerD gene encoding site-specific tyrosine recombinase XerD, with amino-acid sequence MTNISLDELADLYIDYAVVEKGLSNNTIASYTADLALYLDFLRANGVSRISDSDTALVLRHLIALRDMGLASRSRARHLVTIRGFYRFLVLEKILESNPAKMVDLPKAGRKLPEVLRIEDVTRLVDAPDPSRPLGLRDAAMLELLYAAGLRVSELVTVGVIDVNLEACFVRVLGKGSKERVVPFGQAAREKLDLYLTSARTALLKGRTSPFLFVTRSARPLTRQGFWKILKQTARKAGISANITPHTLRHSFASHLLERGADLRSVQVMLGHVDISTTQIYTHVAVEKLKAVHTQYHPRG; translated from the coding sequence ATGACCAACATCTCCCTGGACGAATTGGCAGATCTGTATATTGACTATGCGGTAGTGGAAAAGGGGCTTTCCAACAATACGATTGCCTCTTACACTGCAGATTTGGCCCTTTATCTCGATTTTCTCAGGGCAAATGGCGTTAGCCGTATTTCCGATTCTGATACAGCCCTTGTCCTAAGGCACCTAATCGCATTGAGGGATATGGGTCTTGCCTCCAGGAGCCGCGCAAGACACCTGGTTACTATTCGAGGGTTTTACCGGTTCCTGGTCCTGGAAAAAATACTGGAATCCAACCCCGCAAAAATGGTGGATCTTCCAAAGGCAGGCCGAAAACTCCCTGAAGTATTGAGGATAGAGGACGTGACACGGCTTGTGGATGCCCCTGATCCTTCAAGGCCTTTGGGTTTACGCGATGCGGCCATGCTGGAACTCCTTTATGCGGCAGGTCTCAGGGTCTCTGAGTTGGTTACGGTCGGCGTTATCGATGTTAATCTGGAAGCCTGCTTTGTTCGGGTCCTGGGCAAAGGGTCAAAAGAACGGGTAGTGCCCTTTGGGCAAGCAGCAAGGGAAAAACTTGACCTGTACCTCACATCAGCGCGCACTGCCCTTTTAAAGGGAAGGACAAGCCCCTTTCTTTTTGTAACGCGCTCAGCAAGGCCTTTGACCCGCCAGGGCTTCTGGAAGATCCTCAAACAAACTGCCCGCAAGGCGGGAATCTCCGCCAATATCACCCCCCATACGCTTCGCCATTCCTTTGCAAGTCACCTCTTGGAACGAGGGGCTGATCTAAGATCTGTCCAGGTCATGCTCGGTCATGTGGACATCAGTACGACTCAAATTTACACACACGTGGCAGTGGAAAAGCTGAAGGCCGTACACACCCAGTATCATCCCAGAGGGTAG
- a CDS encoding type II secretion system protein M, producing the protein MKQINIKLARREKIIVSAGACFLGLFLLLHFLVFPFFSSRSKLHRSIKVDEQRLKEIMLLSSEFKALQGSSGGMGKALAGRGKGFTLFSLLEKLASQAGLKDRIKYIKPSTSQSKGKYKISSVEMQFESITMRQLFDYLYRIEDPKNIIKIKRISIKKHKEKSGHVDATLQISTVQLA; encoded by the coding sequence ATGAAACAAATAAACATCAAACTCGCTCGGCGTGAGAAGATTATCGTTTCTGCAGGCGCCTGTTTTCTGGGGCTCTTTCTGTTGTTGCACTTTCTTGTCTTTCCTTTCTTTTCAAGCAGGTCGAAGTTGCACCGGAGTATTAAAGTCGATGAGCAGCGCTTGAAAGAGATCATGCTACTGAGCTCTGAGTTTAAGGCTCTTCAGGGAAGCTCCGGAGGCATGGGAAAAGCCCTTGCCGGAAGAGGAAAGGGCTTTACGCTTTTTTCACTCCTTGAGAAGCTGGCAAGCCAGGCGGGCCTCAAGGATCGCATTAAGTATATTAAGCCCTCCACGTCTCAGTCCAAAGGCAAGTACAAGATCTCATCTGTTGAGATGCAGTTTGAGAGTATTACCATGCGTCAGCTTTTTGACTATCTCTATCGGATCGAAGATCCCAAAAACATCATAAAAATCAAGAGGATCTCTATTAAGAAACACAAAGAAAAGTCCGGGCATGTGGATGCGACATTGCAGATTTCGACCGTTCAATTGGCTTGA
- the gspG gene encoding type II secretion system major pseudopilin GspG: MKFWTKRPKFHPGFTLIELMVVIVILGILAGLIIPRIMGRPEEARRMKARVQMESIETALKLYKLDNGSYPTTEQGLHALVEGPEVGELAKHWRKGGYLEKGKVPKDPWGNEFVYLSPGVNGDFDLISYGKDGQPGGEDENADINNWELEE, encoded by the coding sequence ATGAAATTTTGGACAAAGCGTCCAAAATTTCATCCAGGTTTTACGCTGATCGAGCTCATGGTGGTCATCGTAATCCTGGGTATTCTGGCGGGCCTCATCATCCCGAGGATCATGGGAAGGCCTGAAGAAGCCAGACGCATGAAGGCGCGAGTCCAGATGGAAAGCATCGAAACAGCGCTCAAGCTATACAAGCTTGACAATGGATCTTATCCTACCACCGAGCAAGGTCTTCACGCCCTGGTGGAAGGCCCCGAGGTCGGAGAACTCGCCAAGCACTGGCGCAAGGGAGGTTACCTGGAAAAGGGCAAGGTGCCGAAGGACCCCTGGGGTAACGAGTTCGTGTATCTCTCACCCGGCGTCAACGGCGACTTTGACCTTATCTCATACGGCAAAGACGGACAACCTGGCGGTGAAGACGAAAATGCGGATATTAACAACTGGGAACTGGAGGAATAG
- the gspF gene encoding type II secretion system inner membrane protein GspF — protein MPVYEYTALDTSGKSSNGIIDADSPVAARQKLRGSGMFPVEVKESASASVPTGLSSGPVSVSGVFKRVKAGEVSVMTRQLSILLAAGVPLVGALDALLSQIVNPLLKKNLAQIKESVNEGNSLAFSISQHPRLFSNIYVNMVRAGEASGSLDVVLARLAEYGERQETLRGRFKAALAYPVFMCLIGSLVLFFLITFIVPNITQVFSEMHHTLPLPTVALICLSSFLKSFWWAVVLAGVGAVIAVKQLIKTSRGRYVLDKIKLKIPVLGNVNQKIALARFARTLGTLLESGVPLLTALDIVKNIVNNILIAEDIDNATEEIESGKSLAMPLRRSQWFPPIAVQMISVGEQSGELEAMLQKIADTYEKDVESQIMAMTSMLEPVMILTMGLVVGFIVISILLPIFEMNQMIR, from the coding sequence ATGCCTGTTTACGAATATACAGCCCTTGACACGTCCGGTAAAAGCTCGAACGGCATCATAGATGCCGATAGCCCAGTGGCCGCTCGCCAGAAGCTCAGAGGTTCGGGAATGTTTCCTGTGGAGGTGAAAGAGTCTGCCTCGGCTTCCGTGCCCACGGGTCTTTCCTCCGGTCCGGTTTCAGTCTCCGGAGTCTTCAAAAGGGTCAAAGCGGGGGAAGTCTCTGTCATGACGAGACAACTTTCCATACTCCTGGCGGCCGGCGTTCCCCTGGTGGGAGCCCTGGATGCCTTATTATCCCAGATTGTAAACCCGTTGCTGAAAAAAAACCTGGCCCAAATCAAGGAATCCGTCAACGAAGGAAACAGCCTTGCATTTTCTATCTCTCAACATCCCAGGTTGTTTTCAAACATCTATGTGAATATGGTCCGGGCCGGGGAGGCTTCTGGATCCCTTGACGTGGTGCTGGCTCGCCTGGCAGAATATGGCGAACGTCAAGAGACGCTGAGAGGGCGTTTCAAGGCCGCTTTGGCTTACCCCGTCTTTATGTGTCTTATCGGAAGCCTTGTCCTGTTTTTTCTGATTACCTTTATTGTGCCGAATATCACTCAAGTCTTCAGTGAGATGCATCACACCCTGCCGCTGCCTACCGTAGCGCTGATCTGCCTCAGCTCCTTTCTCAAGTCGTTCTGGTGGGCTGTCGTGTTGGCCGGGGTGGGCGCTGTTATTGCGGTCAAACAGCTCATTAAGACATCAAGGGGTCGCTATGTTCTGGACAAGATCAAGCTCAAAATTCCTGTTCTTGGAAACGTCAACCAAAAGATCGCTCTGGCCCGATTTGCCCGGACCCTTGGGACATTGCTCGAAAGCGGCGTTCCTCTTCTTACTGCCCTTGATATCGTCAAAAACATAGTCAATAACATATTGATTGCTGAAGACATCGATAACGCTACCGAAGAAATTGAGTCAGGAAAGAGCTTGGCTATGCCCCTCAGGCGAAGCCAGTGGTTTCCTCCTATTGCCGTGCAGATGATATCAGTGGGCGAGCAGAGTGGAGAACTTGAGGCGATGCTGCAAAAAATCGCCGACACATATGAAAAAGATGTGGAATCTCAAATCATGGCTATGACTTCCATGCTGGAACCTGTCATGATCCTGACAATGGGACTCGTAGTCGGGTTTATCGTGATTTCCATACTGCTTCCGATTTTTGAAATGAACCAGATGATAAGATAG
- a CDS encoding EI24 domain-containing protein, producing MFESVRQISEGFGFHVRGIRFALRNLSFLGLCTFPFLMTLTLYVLGFYIFTLYADDLLHLAWHIEAGEQSKYIGWLYWAYMHIVKFFLYVLVLVLMFYTFIIFSNILASPVYDHISAKYEQTCCQHAPEGQAPSSSRGMFAIVKEELKKAVLMLAIPLPLLFIPVIGAFLGFVVAAVFIAWDYVDFSLSRDQPLLKDRIRAVWRHKFFLFGFGCPLLIPLLGLMILPFAILSGTKLYFDKMKGGTSGSGIPID from the coding sequence ATGTTCGAATCAGTTAGGCAGATCTCTGAAGGCTTTGGCTTTCATGTAAGGGGAATTCGGTTTGCCTTGCGGAACCTCTCCTTTCTGGGTCTTTGTACGTTCCCTTTTCTCATGACTTTAACCCTGTATGTCCTAGGCTTCTACATCTTTACACTCTATGCTGACGATCTGTTACACCTCGCCTGGCATATTGAAGCGGGCGAGCAGTCCAAGTATATTGGGTGGCTTTACTGGGCCTATATGCACATCGTCAAGTTTTTTCTTTACGTTCTTGTCCTGGTTCTCATGTTTTACACCTTCATCATATTCTCCAACATCCTGGCCTCGCCGGTTTACGACCATATTAGTGCGAAGTACGAGCAGACCTGCTGCCAACATGCCCCTGAAGGGCAAGCACCATCTTCTTCAAGGGGAATGTTTGCAATAGTGAAAGAAGAACTCAAGAAAGCTGTACTTATGTTGGCCATCCCTTTGCCTCTTTTATTCATCCCCGTAATTGGCGCTTTCTTGGGCTTTGTCGTTGCCGCGGTTTTTATTGCATGGGATTATGTGGATTTTTCCCTTTCAAGAGACCAACCTCTCCTCAAAGACCGGATAAGAGCAGTGTGGCGCCATAAGTTTTTCTTGTTTGGGTTTGGGTGTCCCCTTCTAATCCCTTTGCTGGGGCTGATGATCCTTCCATTTGCGATTCTGAGTGGAACAAAACTCTATTTTGATAAGATGAAAGGGGGAACCAGTGGTTCCGGAATTCCGATTGATTGA
- a CDS encoding prepilin-type N-terminal cleavage/methylation domain-containing protein, whose product MVNNKSCGFTLLEVMIAVAIIAIALVAALGSQSQSVSLASEAKFATTAAFLAQGKMAELETQDLDDLTSDAGDFGEDFPGYRWESEVGDTTSEGLEKASEHVRKIALTVGWVNNDRYQYRLDCFRFAPKAE is encoded by the coding sequence ATGGTAAATAACAAATCCTGCGGATTCACGCTCTTGGAAGTGATGATTGCCGTGGCCATCATAGCTATAGCCTTGGTGGCTGCCCTTGGTTCTCAGTCCCAAAGCGTGTCTCTGGCCAGTGAAGCCAAATTTGCCACTACGGCCGCCTTTCTGGCTCAGGGCAAAATGGCGGAACTCGAAACCCAAGATCTTGACGACCTGACCTCCGACGCAGGTGATTTCGGAGAGGATTTCCCTGGCTATCGCTGGGAGTCAGAGGTGGGTGACACTACTTCAGAGGGCCTTGAAAAGGCATCTGAGCATGTGAGGAAGATAGCCTTGACTGTCGGCTGGGTTAACAATGACAGATATCAATATCGTCTGGATTGCTTTCGGTTTGCTCCAAAAGCAGAGTAA
- the pilM gene encoding pilus assembly protein PilM, with protein MPDKILGLDIGYSSIKAVQVKGGLRGYQLTACASVEISEDDGIEEGLNALLETISFDGGGCVTSFPGEHVSFRNLSMPFKDKKKIAQTIGYELEPMLPFSVEAMTTDYVVTEHADQTRVLSASVRQEALEQYLASLAARNIDPEVVEISGVPTAFQHAKQDHDPPDALFLDIGSAVTSAVLFVKGAVVLVRSFHFGGHSITEAIAKSRKISANEAEKLKCGTDNNIFDEVVKPPVQSFCRKIQNTLHAFRCEIMEEAYPEKIFLTGGGALYPGMAAMLHGFLQLPVELIDLAAKTGLEMEGTASENWSPLLMNGALALALRDTKGKDGFNFRVGEFRKKRRYDQFRSEIKRIAVYAAIILLALGGEIFADYYVVQKRHDHFQKEIGSIFKNTFPDVKRIVDPVHQMKVKIREAKESMLLPAESLVQRAVADLLREIALRIPKTAEVDVSSLVIDEERIRLKGHTDTFNTVDEVKNGLQESDYFTDVAIGSAQLDRSGNRVRFELVMGQK; from the coding sequence ATGCCTGACAAAATCCTGGGACTCGATATAGGGTATTCTTCCATCAAGGCAGTTCAGGTCAAGGGAGGCCTGAGGGGCTATCAGCTCACTGCCTGCGCTAGTGTTGAGATAAGTGAAGACGATGGGATTGAGGAGGGGCTCAATGCGCTTCTTGAGACCATCTCTTTTGACGGCGGAGGATGCGTCACATCATTTCCAGGTGAGCATGTGTCATTTCGCAACCTCAGTATGCCCTTCAAGGACAAAAAAAAGATCGCTCAGACGATCGGCTACGAACTCGAACCCATGCTTCCATTTTCAGTGGAAGCAATGACCACTGATTATGTGGTGACCGAGCATGCTGACCAAACCAGGGTTCTGTCCGCGTCAGTCCGTCAGGAGGCGCTTGAACAATATCTGGCTTCACTTGCAGCCCGAAACATTGATCCCGAGGTGGTGGAAATCAGTGGTGTTCCAACGGCCTTTCAACATGCAAAACAGGATCATGACCCTCCAGATGCCCTCTTTCTTGATATTGGCTCGGCCGTGACCTCAGCCGTTTTGTTTGTCAAGGGCGCTGTTGTCCTGGTCCGCTCATTTCATTTTGGCGGTCACTCAATAACGGAGGCGATTGCAAAATCAAGAAAAATCAGCGCCAACGAGGCAGAAAAACTAAAATGCGGAACTGATAACAACATCTTCGATGAAGTTGTAAAGCCCCCGGTTCAATCCTTTTGCCGAAAAATCCAAAACACCCTCCATGCCTTTCGGTGTGAGATAATGGAAGAGGCCTACCCTGAAAAGATCTTCTTGACCGGAGGCGGCGCATTGTATCCGGGCATGGCAGCGATGCTGCATGGTTTTCTTCAATTGCCGGTAGAACTGATTGACCTGGCGGCAAAGACGGGCCTGGAGATGGAAGGAACCGCTTCGGAGAATTGGAGTCCGCTCTTGATGAACGGGGCGCTTGCCCTTGCTCTTCGAGACACAAAAGGCAAAGACGGTTTTAACTTCAGGGTCGGTGAATTCAGAAAAAAGAGAAGATATGACCAATTCAGAAGTGAGATAAAGCGGATTGCCGTTTATGCGGCGATCATCCTTTTGGCCCTTGGGGGCGAGATCTTTGCCGACTATTATGTTGTGCAAAAACGTCACGACCATTTTCAAAAGGAAATTGGCTCCATCTTCAAGAATACCTTCCCTGATGTTAAACGCATTGTAGACCCGGTCCACCAGATGAAGGTGAAAATACGTGAAGCCAAGGAATCAATGCTGCTTCCAGCCGAGTCTTTGGTCCAGAGAGCGGTCGCGGATCTCTTAAGAGAAATCGCATTGCGTATTCCCAAGACAGCAGAGGTCGATGTCTCCAGTCTGGTTATTGATGAAGAGCGAATCCGTCTTAAGGGTCATACGGATACATTTAATACAGTAGACGAGGTCAAAAACGGATTGCAGGAGTCTGACTACTTCACGGATGTGGCAATCGGGTCTGCTCAGCTTGATCGCAGTGGAAACAGGGTGAGGTTTGAGTTAGTGATGGGACAAAAATGA
- the gspN gene encoding type II secretion system protein GspN yields MRKYRKLVGYGLFAAIVSALSLFFCFPSEAVRQYLEGSAYNVDPAFALKINGVRPVLPFGLELQKADLSRKDQPGISLFKADSFVLRPSTRILVLKRPALRFDCRTYGGRIRGVIAFKTFTLGGPFQSDMEMTGIRLGQYPLLKERLKRECTGVLSGTVTYAGNRESLLQGSGKGDLSIINGSLKFSQPFLGVESMDFERMEIRMVLENQKISVAHFDCKGKQLEGTASGTIHLNTIIPRSSLNLKVAVKPVTDVSGNNGGLFDLAKLLGQRSKDGVFNIGIRGTIAKPRINFI; encoded by the coding sequence ATGAGAAAATACAGGAAATTGGTCGGATACGGTCTTTTTGCTGCGATCGTAAGTGCCCTTTCTCTCTTTTTCTGTTTTCCCTCCGAAGCGGTTCGCCAGTACTTGGAAGGATCGGCGTACAACGTCGATCCTGCTTTCGCCTTGAAGATCAACGGAGTTCGACCGGTCCTCCCTTTTGGCCTGGAGCTGCAAAAGGCTGATTTGAGTCGCAAGGATCAGCCAGGAATTTCCCTTTTCAAAGCAGACAGTTTTGTGTTAAGGCCTAGCACGCGGATTCTGGTCCTCAAAAGGCCGGCCCTGAGATTTGACTGTAGGACCTACGGGGGAAGGATTAGAGGTGTCATTGCATTCAAAACGTTCACCTTAGGAGGGCCTTTTCAATCAGATATGGAGATGACGGGTATCCGTCTTGGCCAATATCCGCTGCTGAAAGAAAGGTTGAAAAGGGAGTGTACCGGCGTCTTGAGCGGTACGGTAACCTATGCAGGCAACCGAGAAAGCTTGCTCCAAGGTTCCGGCAAAGGGGACCTGTCAATCATAAATGGGAGTCTTAAGTTTTCCCAACCCTTTCTGGGTGTGGAATCCATGGATTTCGAGCGCATGGAGATCCGGATGGTCCTTGAAAATCAGAAGATTTCCGTGGCCCATTTTGATTGTAAGGGCAAGCAACTGGAAGGCACGGCATCGGGAACCATACATTTAAATACTATTATCCCAAGGAGCAGCCTGAACTTGAAGGTGGCGGTAAAGCCCGTGACCGACGTTTCTGGGAATAACGGGGGGCTTTTTGATCTGGCAAAGCTCCTTGGTCAGCGCTCAAAAGATGGAGTTTTCAACATAGGCATCCGTGGAACAATTGCCAAACCGCGTATCAACTTTATCTAG
- a CDS encoding HRDC domain-containing protein → MINELVKTKPTEYSALMKTPGLPADFMRRYAKGVLGAIKSGLAMSEDRLPSYPRPPRPPRNPEKQARLKRLKNWRDKKARELEMESGLVCNNLLLDALAEGNPKDTDGLKAIPGMKVWQRETLGQEIVQVLRAATQS, encoded by the coding sequence GTGATAAATGAACTGGTCAAGACAAAACCCACTGAGTATTCAGCCTTAATGAAGACACCTGGGCTCCCGGCCGATTTCATGAGACGCTATGCAAAAGGCGTGTTAGGGGCCATCAAGAGTGGTCTTGCAATGTCTGAGGACCGCTTGCCATCTTATCCCAGACCCCCACGTCCTCCTCGCAATCCAGAAAAACAAGCCCGCTTAAAGCGTCTGAAAAACTGGCGCGACAAAAAGGCAAGAGAACTCGAAATGGAATCAGGTCTGGTTTGCAACAATCTGTTGCTTGATGCGCTCGCGGAAGGCAACCCAAAGGACACAGATGGCCTGAAGGCAATACCTGGCATGAAAGTATGGCAAAGGGAGACATTGGGACAAGAGATCGTCCAGGTGCTCCGCGCTGCCACGCAGAGTTGA